From a region of the Puniceicoccales bacterium genome:
- the lptD gene encoding LPS assembly protein LptD has translation MTGVSIKFTWWLIISFALGPFAYGAVNLERSNLMLGRITLESDRLTYKDGLAVANGNVIVRGNNMIVMGDSFTYDLANGSLEAKNVKSNVRPMILVADEVVIAETVMAKNARMYFMEPDSFSPNIGAREMEFSADNNRCSLKHVTFRIGQVPVFYLPGLSMRVDMLPVISTEYGVNNRHGAFVQNKFLFNVNNNVKLGALFDVYTKSGILVGPAIRYHKHDETSSIFGSLEAGFISDNAKRGLDVFGQPIKRHRFFSELRYKQHMVDHIDVTGQLSWLSDSEVERDFRKAIYNGNRYANTFAEVVYRDDWYLLSIFGQFRPNGFYNTVERMPQLRFDTITMQLPWIGLYHNFFAEISQLRNRSIDECNHIMRFDSYYGLARPTHMGDALTITPVAGGRFTCYDKTLGSQGSYQRFIGQLGADVEMFGHGFIGYNNEFFDICGLKHLIKPLAQYRYTPKASIGSSKIPPVDRHYFDTNIPTIDLRDMRDVDQPRAGNLLRIGIENSLFTQGKSNYLARKVAEFSVYQDLRFGHYDFNFDTNANHCLSDSYLKLELSPFSLVKFRAYSRIDPNKITLKELTTATELMNGDLWRIGFFTKALQHELDQYGVGLAWNFNAITGARISARFDARTKKLIEHDYFVSTMIGNSWKCEFGITVKNGSVREAKFQPAFRVDLVSW, from the coding sequence GTGACAGGCGTGTCCATAAAATTTACCTGGTGGCTTATTATTTCCTTTGCCTTGGGACCATTTGCTTATGGGGCGGTTAATCTTGAACGATCAAATCTCATGCTGGGGCGCATCACATTGGAATCGGATAGATTGACCTATAAAGATGGATTGGCCGTAGCAAATGGAAATGTCATTGTCCGTGGCAACAATATGATAGTTATGGGCGATAGCTTTACCTATGATCTGGCCAACGGTTCCCTGGAGGCCAAAAACGTAAAATCCAATGTGCGACCTATGATATTGGTTGCCGATGAGGTAGTTATAGCCGAGACAGTTATGGCTAAAAATGCGAGGATGTATTTTATGGAACCAGATTCGTTTTCACCGAACATAGGAGCTAGGGAAATGGAATTTTCTGCCGATAATAATAGGTGTTCACTAAAGCACGTTACCTTTAGAATTGGCCAGGTACCGGTATTCTATTTACCAGGGTTATCTATGCGTGTGGATATGTTACCTGTGATCAGCACAGAATATGGTGTAAATAATAGGCATGGGGCATTCGTTCAGAATAAATTTTTATTCAACGTTAATAATAATGTAAAATTAGGTGCCTTGTTCGATGTTTACACCAAGAGCGGTATATTGGTTGGGCCGGCCATTAGGTATCATAAACACGATGAGACATCTTCGATTTTTGGTAGCCTTGAAGCGGGTTTTATATCAGATAATGCCAAACGTGGTCTCGATGTTTTTGGCCAGCCCATAAAAAGGCACAGGTTTTTTTCTGAACTTAGGTATAAACAGCACATGGTTGATCACATCGACGTCACCGGGCAACTTAGTTGGCTGAGCGATTCGGAGGTCGAAAGAGATTTCAGGAAAGCGATATACAATGGGAACAGATATGCCAATACATTTGCCGAAGTTGTCTATAGAGATGACTGGTATTTGCTGTCAATCTTTGGCCAATTTAGGCCCAATGGTTTTTATAATACCGTCGAGAGGATGCCACAACTAAGGTTCGATACAATTACCATGCAATTGCCATGGATTGGCTTATATCATAACTTTTTTGCAGAAATTTCCCAGCTTAGAAATAGGTCCATTGATGAATGTAACCACATAATGCGCTTCGATTCCTACTATGGATTGGCCAGGCCGACACATATGGGTGACGCTTTAACCATAACACCTGTTGCTGGTGGCAGATTTACCTGCTATGATAAAACCCTAGGTTCCCAGGGCAGTTATCAGCGATTTATTGGACAGCTGGGTGCTGATGTCGAAATGTTTGGTCACGGATTTATTGGCTATAACAATGAATTTTTTGATATTTGTGGCCTGAAGCACCTGATAAAACCATTGGCACAATATCGATATACACCTAAGGCTAGCATAGGTTCTTCGAAGATACCGCCGGTGGATAGGCACTATTTCGATACAAATATTCCTACGATAGATCTCCGAGATATGCGTGATGTGGATCAGCCCAGGGCTGGTAATTTGTTACGGATCGGTATCGAAAACTCACTTTTTACCCAGGGAAAGTCAAATTATTTAGCTAGGAAAGTTGCGGAGTTCTCCGTATACCAGGACCTAAGATTCGGCCATTATGATTTCAATTTTGACACCAATGCCAACCATTGTCTTTCAGACAGCTACCTAAAATTAGAACTGTCGCCATTTAGTTTGGTTAAATTTAGGGCCTATTCTAGGATTGATCCGAACAAGATAACCCTTAAAGAATTGACAACGGCTACGGAACTTATGAACGGTGACCTGTGGCGAATAGGTTTTTTTACCAAGGCATTACAACATGAGCTCGATCAGTATGGTGTCGGGTTAGCCTGGAATTTCAATGCAATCACCGGGGCTAGGATCTCTGCCAGGTTCGATGCCAGGACAAAAAAATTGATAGAACACGACTACT